A window from Psychrobium sp. MM17-31 encodes these proteins:
- a CDS encoding methyl-accepting chemotaxis protein, whose translation MSLLSNMRISHRLGLSFIAILLLLALIATMALTQMNKQSAMAKAFVTDDVVKFVDISAIKSHAQRSALLLLQILPTEERSDRINLYKAMDEENRQLDVAIKKVQSSFTNGIPNQFTALLAKQKTYNENFIETVEYVEFDSETALAHYQESTKPALEALLMSISDYLESERMRMFKHQEANAAASDDIQNIVIVISIIALVLGVALAYGVSRSIVGPLNDTVAMAKRIACGDLQQVPVTNRSDEVGALVTAIEEMRANLAQLIASIVDSSKDIEDSATQLNMPVQEVHQGSVEQVSAVDDIGRAIYEFSMQSSQSAQTAEQAKAQSLNARDLAIQGKNMIEKATSEFATISSTISDSADAVQGVHHRAKAVRELITMISEIADQTNLLALNAAIEAARAGESGRGFSVVADEVRALAGRTAQATIEINQVIDGIDNETNNAVDRITAGQAELEQGVDMLGQMVQPLIDLNTGAQESLSSLELLEQAVADQARESANIESSVKNIGDKANSNQTEIDKVTSTTNHLSDMALGLSRQVSKFNLH comes from the coding sequence ATGTCTTTGTTATCGAATATGCGTATTAGTCATCGATTGGGCTTAAGCTTTATCGCCATTCTCTTATTGTTGGCGCTTATAGCGACTATGGCATTAACCCAAATGAATAAACAATCAGCAATGGCTAAAGCATTTGTCACCGATGATGTGGTTAAGTTTGTGGATATTAGCGCGATTAAATCTCACGCTCAGCGCTCAGCATTATTACTATTGCAAATTCTCCCAACTGAAGAACGCAGTGATCGCATCAATTTGTACAAGGCGATGGATGAGGAAAACCGTCAACTCGATGTGGCTATTAAAAAAGTGCAGTCGTCTTTTACCAATGGTATCCCAAATCAATTTACTGCACTGCTAGCTAAGCAAAAAACCTACAATGAGAACTTTATTGAAACTGTTGAGTATGTCGAATTTGACAGTGAAACGGCACTCGCCCACTATCAAGAGTCGACAAAGCCTGCGCTTGAAGCGCTGTTAATGAGTATTAGCGATTATCTTGAAAGTGAACGTATGCGCATGTTCAAACATCAAGAGGCTAATGCGGCGGCCAGTGATGATATCCAAAATATCGTTATTGTTATTTCGATTATCGCTTTGGTGCTGGGCGTTGCGTTGGCGTATGGTGTGAGTCGATCTATTGTCGGTCCGTTAAATGATACGGTAGCAATGGCCAAACGCATTGCCTGTGGTGATTTACAGCAAGTACCAGTTACAAATCGCAGTGATGAAGTTGGCGCCTTAGTGACCGCTATTGAAGAGATGCGCGCTAATTTGGCGCAATTGATTGCCTCGATTGTTGATTCCTCTAAGGATATAGAAGATTCTGCTACGCAGTTAAATATGCCGGTTCAAGAAGTTCATCAGGGCTCTGTGGAGCAGGTTAGTGCGGTTGATGACATTGGCCGTGCAATTTATGAATTTTCAATGCAAAGTAGTCAGTCGGCGCAAACTGCTGAGCAAGCCAAGGCACAATCATTAAACGCACGCGACCTTGCTATTCAAGGCAAAAACATGATTGAGAAGGCGACGTCAGAATTTGCGACAATTTCTTCTACCATCAGTGACTCTGCTGATGCTGTGCAAGGTGTTCATCATCGCGCCAAAGCGGTTCGTGAATTGATTACCATGATTAGTGAAATTGCAGATCAAACTAACTTATTAGCACTAAATGCCGCAATCGAAGCAGCACGAGCAGGCGAAAGTGGCCGAGGATTTTCGGTGGTTGCCGATGAAGTGCGAGCATTAGCAGGACGCACCGCGCAAGCAACCATAGAGATCAATCAGGTGATTGATGGCATCGATAATGAAACCAATAACGCCGTTGATCGCATCACAGCTGGCCAAGCTGAATTAGAGCAGGGTGTTGATATGCTAGGGCAGATGGTGCAACCATTAATTGATTTGAACACAGGCGCCCAAGAGTCACTTTCAAGTTTGGAATTACTCGAGCAAGCGGTTGCGGATCAAGCACGAGAAAGTGCTAATATAGAATCGAGTGTTAAGAATATTGGCGATAAAGCTAATTCTAACCAAACCGAAATTGACAAGGTTACCTCGACGACTAATCACCTGAGCGATATGGCGTTAGGCTTATCGCGACAAGTCAGTAAGTTTAACCTGCATTAA
- the lon gene encoding endopeptidase La: MPLERSDRIDIPVLPLRDVVVYPHMVIPLFVGREKSIRCLEAAMEQDKLILLVAQKDSSVDNPGREDIYDVGTVATILQLLKLPDGTVKVLVEGNQRAKINRLETKNDLFSADAQYVVTEQVEELEQEVLIRTAVSEFDSYIKLNKKIPPEVLTSLSGIDDAARLADTMAAHMTLSLEDKQQVIELESVNDRLEFLLTMMESEIDLLHMEKKIRGRVKKQMEKSQREYYLNEQMKAIQKEIGELDENAPDEMEELAQKIKDAGMTAEGQKKAESELQKLKMMSAMSAEATVVRSYIDWMVNVPWKKRSKVKKDLSKAEVVLNSDHYGLERVKERILEYLAVQSRVRQLKGPILCLVGPPGVGKTSLGQSIAKATGRKYVRMALGGVRDEAEIRGHRRTYIGSMPGKLIQKMAKVEVKNPLFLLDEIDKMSSDMRGDPASALLEVLDPEQNNSFNDHYLEVDYDLSDVMFVATSNSMDIPGPLLDRMEVINLSGYTEDEKLNIAKQHLLQKQIKRNGLKPAEIEIEDSAIMGIIRYYTREAGVRGLEREISKLCRKAVKKILLKEVTGKVVVTNDNLNDFLGVQRYDFGKSAENNQIGQVTGLAWTQVGGDLLTIETASVIGKGKLNYTGSLGDVMQESIQAAMTVVRSRADKLGINNDFHEKRDIHVHVPEGATPKDGPSAGIAMCTALVSSLTGNPVRGDVAMTGEITLRGEVLPIGGLKEKLLAAHRGGIKRVLIPHGNKKDLADIPDNVIGDLEIHPVKWVDEVLTLALEQDPQGFTAKSA, from the coding sequence ATGCCATTAGAGCGCTCAGACCGCATTGATATTCCAGTTTTACCCCTTCGCGACGTTGTCGTGTATCCGCACATGGTGATCCCATTATTTGTTGGTCGCGAAAAGTCAATTCGCTGCTTAGAAGCGGCGATGGAGCAGGATAAGCTCATTTTACTCGTCGCTCAAAAAGATTCGAGTGTTGACAACCCTGGTCGTGAAGATATTTATGATGTTGGCACGGTAGCGACTATTTTACAGCTATTGAAGCTCCCTGACGGTACAGTAAAAGTGCTAGTTGAAGGTAATCAACGCGCCAAAATTAATCGCTTGGAAACTAAGAACGATTTGTTTAGTGCCGATGCACAGTACGTGGTCACTGAACAAGTAGAAGAGTTAGAGCAAGAAGTGCTGATCCGCACCGCTGTGTCTGAATTTGACTCTTACATCAAGCTAAATAAGAAGATCCCACCAGAGGTACTAACTTCATTGTCAGGCATCGATGATGCTGCGCGTCTTGCTGATACCATGGCAGCGCATATGACACTTAGTCTTGAAGACAAACAACAAGTTATTGAGCTTGAAAGCGTCAACGACCGTCTTGAGTTCCTGTTAACCATGATGGAGTCGGAAATCGACTTATTGCACATGGAAAAGAAAATTCGCGGTCGCGTTAAAAAACAAATGGAAAAGTCACAACGAGAGTACTATTTGAATGAGCAAATGAAAGCTATTCAAAAGGAAATCGGTGAACTTGACGAAAACGCACCAGATGAAATGGAAGAGCTGGCGCAAAAGATCAAAGACGCTGGCATGACCGCTGAAGGTCAAAAGAAAGCGGAATCTGAACTGCAAAAGCTTAAGATGATGTCTGCAATGTCTGCCGAAGCAACAGTTGTGCGCAGCTACATCGACTGGATGGTTAACGTACCTTGGAAAAAACGCAGCAAGGTTAAGAAAGATTTATCAAAAGCCGAAGTGGTACTAAACAGCGATCACTATGGCTTAGAGCGCGTTAAAGAGCGCATTTTAGAATATTTAGCGGTGCAATCACGTGTGCGCCAACTTAAAGGTCCGATTCTGTGTTTAGTAGGACCACCGGGGGTTGGTAAAACATCATTGGGCCAATCGATTGCTAAAGCAACTGGCCGTAAATACGTGCGTATGGCGTTAGGCGGCGTGCGTGATGAAGCGGAAATTCGCGGTCACCGTCGTACCTACATCGGCTCGATGCCGGGTAAACTGATTCAGAAAATGGCGAAGGTTGAAGTGAAAAACCCGCTGTTTTTACTCGATGAGATCGACAAGATGAGCTCTGACATGCGTGGCGACCCAGCGTCTGCTTTATTAGAAGTATTAGATCCAGAGCAAAACAACAGCTTTAACGATCATTATCTTGAAGTAGATTACGATTTATCGGATGTAATGTTCGTTGCAACGTCAAACTCAATGGATATTCCGGGTCCGTTACTTGATCGTATGGAAGTGATTAACCTCTCTGGTTACACAGAAGATGAAAAGCTAAACATTGCTAAGCAGCATTTATTGCAAAAGCAAATTAAGCGTAATGGATTAAAGCCAGCGGAAATCGAAATCGAAGATAGCGCCATTATGGGCATTATTCGTTATTACACACGTGAAGCGGGTGTGCGTGGTCTAGAGCGTGAAATATCTAAACTATGTCGTAAGGCAGTTAAGAAGATCTTACTGAAAGAAGTGACAGGCAAGGTTGTTGTGACTAACGATAACCTCAATGACTTCTTAGGTGTTCAGCGCTATGACTTTGGTAAGTCGGCGGAGAATAACCAAATCGGTCAGGTAACTGGTTTAGCCTGGACCCAAGTTGGCGGCGATCTACTCACTATCGAAACGGCGTCAGTAATTGGTAAAGGTAAACTTAACTATACTGGCTCACTTGGCGACGTAATGCAGGAGTCGATTCAAGCGGCGATGACAGTTGTTCGCTCGCGTGCTGATAAGCTTGGTATCAACAACGATTTCCACGAAAAACGCGATATTCACGTTCACGTACCTGAAGGTGCGACACCAAAAGATGGACCAAGTGCTGGTATTGCTATGTGTACAGCCTTGGTATCTAGCTTAACGGGCAATCCTGTACGTGGTGATGTTGCAATGACTGGCGAAATTACTTTACGTGGTGAAGTGCTGCCAATCGGTGGTTTGAAAGAGAAATTATTAGCGGCGCATCGTGGCGGAATTAAGCGCGTGCTTATTCCACATGGTAATAAAAAGGACCTCGCTGATATCCCAGATAACGTGATTGGTGATTTAGAAATCCATCCGGTGAAGTGGGTAGATGAGGTGTTGACACTAGCGCTAGAGCAGGATCCACAAGGTTTTACGGCAAAATCTGCGTAA
- a CDS encoding sodium-dependent transporter, translating to MERGQFSSRAGFIMAAAGAAVGLGNVWGFPTQVASNGGGAFVLVYLLLAFCLAYPALMAELIVGRHARANAVIALPMLSDKPTLKLGGKVVGIAGLITVAVILSFYAIIAGWLFAFAIEPIVSFLGFTDAANWLTQFSLSRNIIFTLCFMILTILIIGAGVNQGIERWSKRMMPALVLILIALIGYMLTLPNAMVGLSHYLTPDFSQIFDGQLIISAMGQAFFSLSLGVGCMLIYGSYLSSNENIVKAGAWVTLLDVGLAFVAGLLIIPSMYIAAHFGVEIFDADGALLNSDTLIFTILPALFEQMGAAGPIVALAFFILMSLAALTSSISLLEVPVAYVVEAHKKPRALTSWIIGALVTALSLTIVFNFSWLFGLVITVTTKYSQPILGLFFCLYAGWVWHRNGALAEIKKGYQGAENGLFWKVWPWYVKFVCPLFIIVMFVHAL from the coding sequence TTGGAACGCGGTCAATTTAGCTCTCGAGCGGGCTTTATCATGGCAGCCGCAGGTGCTGCCGTTGGACTTGGTAATGTTTGGGGATTTCCAACGCAGGTCGCTAGTAATGGTGGCGGTGCTTTTGTATTGGTTTATTTACTGCTTGCATTTTGTTTGGCCTATCCAGCGCTGATGGCTGAGCTGATTGTCGGTCGCCATGCACGTGCCAATGCGGTGATTGCGCTACCCATGCTCAGTGATAAGCCAACACTAAAATTGGGTGGTAAAGTCGTTGGTATCGCAGGTCTTATTACCGTTGCTGTAATCTTAAGTTTTTACGCTATTATCGCTGGCTGGTTATTTGCCTTTGCCATTGAGCCTATTGTGTCGTTTCTTGGTTTTACTGATGCTGCTAATTGGTTGACGCAATTCTCACTATCTCGCAATATCATTTTTACGCTGTGTTTTATGATCTTAACCATTTTGATTATTGGTGCGGGCGTGAATCAGGGGATAGAGCGTTGGTCAAAGCGCATGATGCCTGCTTTGGTGTTAATCTTAATTGCGCTTATTGGTTATATGCTGACCTTGCCTAATGCCATGGTGGGACTGAGTCATTACCTGACCCCTGATTTTAGCCAGATCTTCGATGGCCAATTAATTATTAGCGCAATGGGCCAAGCCTTTTTCTCATTGTCGCTTGGTGTTGGTTGTATGCTGATTTATGGTTCATACCTTTCTAGCAACGAGAATATTGTTAAAGCAGGGGCCTGGGTAACCTTACTCGATGTCGGTTTAGCTTTTGTTGCTGGTTTACTGATTATTCCATCAATGTATATTGCGGCCCACTTTGGCGTTGAAATTTTTGATGCCGACGGTGCGCTGTTAAACAGTGATACGCTTATTTTCACTATTTTGCCTGCCTTATTTGAACAAATGGGGGCTGCAGGGCCTATCGTTGCGCTAGCTTTCTTTATTTTGATGTCGCTTGCTGCGTTAACATCATCAATTTCTCTGCTTGAAGTGCCTGTTGCTTATGTCGTCGAAGCCCATAAAAAGCCACGCGCGCTAACTAGCTGGATAATCGGGGCATTAGTGACGGCGCTTAGCTTAACCATCGTCTTTAACTTTAGCTGGTTATTTGGCTTGGTTATCACAGTGACCACTAAATACAGTCAGCCAATTTTAGGGCTGTTTTTCTGTTTGTATGCGGGGTGGGTATGGCACCGTAATGGTGCGCTTGCGGAAATTAAAAAGGGTTATCAAGGCGCAGAAAACGGTCTGTTTTGGAAGGTTTGGCCGTGGTATGTAAAATTTGTTTGCCCACTGTTTATTATCGTGATGTTCGTTCACGCACTATAG
- a CDS encoding SurA N-terminal domain-containing protein → MLERIREGSQGVVAKAILGLVILTFALAGIGSYLGGSSEVASVIVNGETISQAQVDNEFAKERSNLERQYGEMFKMIANNPTYMESVRKGVQERLIAQALISQTAAAMDLRVGDEQIKKTIRDMQEFHVDGQFNNDRYLSLVRSSGYRVEQFRELLRVDLTRQQLMGAVIGSDFVLKNEAEQIAKLEKQLRDIRYISVSANDFLNDVEISDDEVAEYYDVNSGQFTTPEQLSVEFVELKVADLLPRVSVEDSKVREQYESNLAQYQSPERRRVSHILFEFGDDEAATRAKAEAALARVKAGEDFAALAKELSDDTFSGEEGGDLDWMTKDGDEDAFTNAAFAVENGATSDIVETESGLHIIKVTDLDAAATKAFDEVASEIEEELLAQQAKELFYELQQQLTDTAFSVSENLTEAAAEIESQVKSTALFTRANVPAAVNFPEVIDAAFSEDVLGENLNSEVINVSPDHLMVVRKKEHIPSEVKPMSDVKVQIVDILKQQKAGDLAKEKAEQYLASWQAGETIDGVTVVEKADVARTTRDIDNAIVAAAFKMAKTGENNAELVSTVDGQAVVDLVAVKEANDVTSDIDSVLQRLNATQSGAAYKAFIDSLKEKSDIQYPAS, encoded by the coding sequence ATGTTAGAAAGAATTCGTGAAGGATCGCAAGGCGTTGTTGCCAAAGCCATATTGGGGCTAGTGATCTTAACTTTCGCCTTAGCGGGGATCGGCAGTTACCTAGGTGGTAGCAGCGAAGTGGCGAGCGTTATCGTTAATGGCGAAACCATTAGCCAAGCACAAGTAGATAATGAATTTGCCAAAGAGCGTTCAAACCTAGAACGCCAATACGGTGAAATGTTCAAGATGATCGCTAACAACCCAACGTACATGGAAAGTGTACGCAAGGGTGTTCAAGAGCGTTTAATCGCCCAAGCGTTGATCAGTCAAACTGCAGCAGCAATGGACTTACGTGTTGGCGATGAGCAAATCAAAAAGACTATTCGCGACATGCAAGAATTCCACGTTGATGGTCAATTTAACAATGACCGTTATTTGAGTTTAGTGCGCAGCTCTGGCTACCGTGTTGAGCAATTCCGTGAGCTGTTACGCGTTGATTTAACGCGTCAGCAACTGATGGGCGCAGTAATTGGTTCTGATTTTGTATTGAAAAACGAAGCCGAGCAAATTGCTAAACTTGAGAAACAATTACGTGATATCCGTTACATCAGCGTAAGCGCGAACGATTTCTTAAACGATGTTGAAATATCTGACGATGAAGTTGCCGAATACTACGATGTAAACAGCGGTCAATTTACAACGCCAGAACAACTAAGCGTTGAGTTTGTTGAGTTAAAAGTTGCTGATTTACTACCACGAGTTTCAGTGGAAGATAGCAAGGTTCGCGAACAGTACGAATCAAACCTAGCACAATACCAATCACCAGAACGTCGCCGTGTTTCTCATATCCTATTTGAATTTGGTGATGACGAAGCAGCAACTCGTGCAAAAGCTGAAGCTGCATTGGCTCGTGTAAAAGCGGGAGAAGATTTTGCAGCATTGGCCAAAGAGTTATCTGACGATACTTTCAGCGGCGAAGAAGGCGGCGACCTTGATTGGATGACTAAAGACGGTGATGAAGACGCTTTCACTAACGCAGCATTTGCGGTTGAAAACGGCGCCACATCTGACATCGTAGAAACTGAATCTGGTTTGCACATCATCAAAGTAACAGACTTAGACGCAGCGGCGACTAAAGCATTTGACGAAGTGGCTAGCGAAATCGAAGAAGAGTTGTTAGCACAACAAGCTAAAGAACTGTTCTACGAGTTACAACAACAGTTAACAGATACTGCATTCTCTGTATCTGAGAACTTAACAGAAGCGGCGGCTGAGATCGAATCACAAGTTAAATCAACTGCATTATTTACTCGTGCTAACGTTCCTGCAGCAGTTAACTTCCCAGAAGTTATCGACGCAGCGTTTTCTGAAGATGTATTAGGTGAAAACCTAAACTCTGAAGTTATTAACGTTAGCCCAGACCATTTAATGGTTGTGCGTAAGAAAGAGCACATTCCATCAGAAGTTAAGCCAATGAGCGACGTTAAGGTGCAAATCGTTGATATTTTAAAACAGCAAAAAGCTGGCGACTTAGCGAAAGAAAAAGCTGAGCAGTATTTAGCAAGCTGGCAAGCAGGTGAAACTATCGATGGTGTGACAGTTGTTGAAAAAGCTGATGTTGCTCGTACAACACGTGATATTGACAATGCCATCGTAGCTGCAGCGTTCAAAATGGCTAAAACAGGTGAGAATAACGCAGAGCTAGTAAGCACTGTTGATGGTCAAGCGGTTGTTGATTTAGTCGCCGTTAAAGAAGCTAACGATGTTACTAGTGATATCGATAGCGTTCTCCAACGCTTAAATGCGACACAAAGTGGCGCAGCGTACAAAGCGTTTATCGATTCGCTAAAAGAGAAAAGCGATATTCAATACCCAGCGTCATAA
- a CDS encoding AgmX/PglI C-terminal domain-containing protein, translated as MAQVNANSLTLSHWGESRQENKLFTQITWLFLIVTVVLAVVVKVVTVPELTREEKAKIPPQLTKFIERVKIEEKPKPTPVEEKPEEVKEEPKPVEKPKPEPKPPEPKPIETQEQRVEKAREQAKQAGLLAMQDDLAQLREIAKMTTPTTTEPLSTQGQQAAVTDTEPKSEAFVGGAAQLDNSKVSQTVGKRVELTSRDVTTVAAAEVPEQGSDVSVEQEQAASGGRDVESIRKVLDRNKGAFYTIYRRALRKDPSLEGKVEMLIVVAPNGRVSDCRILSSELKDPALEKKLLARVKLINFGAQNVEETSINYSFNFLPF; from the coding sequence ATGGCGCAAGTTAACGCAAACTCATTAACGCTGTCGCATTGGGGAGAATCGCGTCAAGAGAATAAGTTATTTACCCAAATAACTTGGCTGTTCTTAATTGTCACTGTTGTTCTTGCCGTGGTAGTAAAGGTGGTGACAGTGCCAGAATTAACGCGAGAAGAAAAAGCGAAAATTCCGCCACAACTGACCAAGTTTATCGAACGGGTAAAAATTGAGGAAAAACCTAAACCAACGCCGGTGGAAGAAAAGCCGGAAGAAGTTAAGGAAGAGCCCAAGCCTGTTGAAAAACCAAAGCCAGAGCCGAAACCGCCGGAGCCTAAGCCAATTGAAACACAGGAGCAACGAGTCGAAAAGGCGCGTGAGCAAGCCAAACAAGCAGGTTTGTTAGCAATGCAAGATGACTTAGCGCAGCTGCGTGAAATAGCAAAGATGACCACGCCAACAACCACAGAGCCGCTGAGTACCCAAGGCCAGCAAGCAGCAGTGACTGATACTGAGCCGAAAAGCGAGGCATTTGTGGGTGGTGCTGCACAGCTAGACAACAGCAAAGTAAGTCAAACCGTTGGCAAGCGGGTTGAGTTAACGTCACGTGATGTCACTACGGTGGCAGCGGCTGAAGTGCCAGAGCAGGGTAGTGATGTCAGTGTCGAGCAAGAGCAGGCAGCATCAGGTGGTCGTGATGTAGAATCTATCCGTAAGGTACTTGATCGTAACAAAGGTGCGTTTTATACCATTTATCGTCGTGCGCTGCGTAAAGATCCTTCACTAGAAGGTAAGGTTGAAATGCTGATTGTCGTTGCGCCAAATGGTCGTGTGTCAGATTGCCGTATTTTGTCGAGTGAGCTCAAGGATCCCGCGCTTGAGAAAAAGCTGTTGGCAAGGGTTAAACTTATTAATTTTGGCGCGCAAAACGTCGAAGAAACCAGTATAAATTACTCATTTAACTTCCTACCTTTTTAG
- a CDS encoding biopolymer transporter ExbD produces MKQSAKTKRLARHHKRMAKSSKLSLVSLMDIFTILVFFLIVNSSNVEVLEADKSIKLPQSQSETLAQDNLVLLINDSHILLQGKEIISLEQLASEEVTTVEALTKELEYHKPRQQPNESGGRAITIMGDQKLAYSLLKKVLLTCSKAGFGDISLAVEKTLNKDSGGGDGAS; encoded by the coding sequence ATGAAACAGTCAGCTAAAACGAAACGCTTAGCCCGTCATCATAAGCGCATGGCCAAAAGCTCTAAATTGAGTTTGGTTTCCCTGATGGATATCTTCACGATCTTAGTATTTTTCTTGATCGTTAACTCATCAAATGTCGAAGTATTAGAGGCAGATAAGAGCATTAAATTGCCGCAGTCGCAATCTGAAACCCTAGCACAAGATAATTTGGTATTACTCATCAATGACAGTCACATTTTACTGCAAGGTAAAGAAATTATTTCTCTTGAGCAGTTGGCGAGTGAAGAAGTAACAACAGTCGAGGCACTGACCAAGGAGCTTGAATATCACAAGCCGCGTCAGCAGCCCAACGAAAGCGGTGGTCGTGCGATTACTATCATGGGCGATCAAAAACTCGCCTATTCGCTGCTTAAGAAAGTATTGCTTACCTGCTCTAAAGCTGGATTTGGCGATATTTCATTGGCGGTGGAAAAAACCTTAAATAAAGACAGTGGAGGTGGCGATGGCGCAAGTTAA
- a CDS encoding HU family DNA-binding protein produces MNKGYDMNKSQLIDKIAESADISKANAGRALDAFISTVTDALKDGDKVSLVGFGTFEVRQRSARTGRNPQTGAEIKIAAANVPAFKAGKALKDSVN; encoded by the coding sequence ATAAATAAAGGGTATGACATGAATAAGTCTCAACTAATCGATAAAATTGCAGAAAGCGCTGACATCTCAAAAGCTAACGCAGGTCGCGCATTAGACGCTTTCATCAGCACTGTAACTGACGCACTAAAAGACGGTGACAAAGTTTCACTAGTTGGTTTCGGTACTTTCGAAGTTCGTCAACGTTCAGCACGTACTGGCCGTAACCCACAAACTGGTGCAGAGATCAAAATCGCTGCAGCAAACGTTCCAGCATTCAAAGCTGGTAAAGCATTAAAAGATTCTGTTAACTAA
- a CDS encoding biopolymer transporter ExbD — MLKKIRQARQEQELDITSFMSLMIVLVPVLLMMMVFSHITILELKLPSDIDEISAAPNDELKNLELLVGDKDMALYYPQGALLKTIPATDDGQLNYPLLVQALKEVKYLLNEKGIEKKDINLLLPPATDYQTIVTVMDSVRSYKAVVAASVVDAELFPDVSLSDAPEDLLAAVNAVEAAQ, encoded by the coding sequence ATGCTTAAGAAAATTCGTCAAGCAAGACAGGAGCAGGAGCTAGACATCACCTCATTTATGAGTTTGATGATCGTGCTGGTGCCAGTGTTATTGATGATGATGGTTTTTTCGCATATCACGATTTTAGAGCTTAAATTGCCCAGTGATATTGATGAGATAAGCGCTGCGCCAAACGATGAACTTAAAAATTTAGAGTTACTCGTTGGTGACAAAGATATGGCGTTGTACTACCCACAAGGGGCGTTGTTAAAGACAATCCCTGCCACTGACGATGGACAACTCAATTATCCGTTGTTAGTGCAAGCGCTCAAAGAAGTGAAGTACTTACTCAATGAAAAAGGCATCGAGAAAAAAGACATCAATTTATTGCTACCTCCAGCGACAGATTATCAAACGATAGTGACGGTCATGGACAGTGTTCGTTCCTACAAAGCGGTAGTGGCTGCGTCTGTAGTTGATGCTGAGTTATTCCCCGATGTGTCGCTATCTGATGCGCCAGAAGATTTATTGGCGGCAGTTAATGCAGTGGAGGCGGCGCAATGA
- a CDS encoding 2OG-Fe(II) oxygenase family protein, with protein sequence MKVLTVDYNASDAAERFVESLHKTGFGVLTNHPIAKEKVQAIYDTWYDFFMSEAKHDFLFNPETQDGYFPPSVSEVAKGHSVKDIKEYFHIYPWGRMPEHLKAQIMEYYDLANGLAQELLGWIEEHAPAEVKAKFTQSLPSMIDGSDGTLLRVLHYPPMTGEEEPGAIRAAAHGDINLLTVLPAANEPGLQVIANDGSWYDVPCDFGNIIINIGDMLQEASGGYYPSTIHRVINPTGGRTEHSRISLPLFLHPKPEVVLSERYTADSYLEERLRELGVKK encoded by the coding sequence ATGAAAGTTTTAACCGTTGATTATAACGCAAGTGATGCAGCAGAACGCTTTGTTGAGTCACTTCATAAAACGGGCTTTGGTGTGTTGACGAACCACCCCATTGCTAAAGAAAAAGTACAAGCTATCTACGATACTTGGTACGACTTCTTTATGAGTGAAGCCAAACACGACTTTTTATTTAACCCTGAGACCCAAGATGGTTACTTCCCACCGTCTGTTTCTGAAGTGGCGAAAGGGCATTCTGTAAAAGACATCAAAGAATACTTCCACATTTACCCATGGGGTCGTATGCCTGAGCACTTAAAGGCTCAAATCATGGAATACTACGATCTAGCAAATGGTCTTGCCCAAGAGCTATTAGGTTGGATCGAAGAGCATGCTCCAGCGGAAGTTAAAGCGAAATTCACCCAATCGCTACCATCGATGATCGATGGCAGTGACGGTACTTTATTACGCGTATTACACTACCCACCAATGACTGGTGAAGAAGAGCCAGGTGCTATCCGCGCTGCGGCACACGGTGACATCAACTTACTAACTGTATTACCAGCGGCAAACGAGCCTGGTCTGCAAGTTATTGCTAACGATGGTAGCTGGTATGACGTTCCTTGTGATTTCGGTAACATCATCATCAACATCGGTGACATGTTACAAGAAGCGTCAGGTGGTTACTACCCATCGACCATTCACCGCGTAATTAACCCAACAGGTGGCCGTACGGAACATTCACGTATTTCATTACCATTGTTCTTACACCCTAAACCTGAAGTCGTATTATCTGAGCGTTACACCGCAGATAGCTACTTAGAAGAGCGCTTACGCGAGTTAGGCGTTAAAAAATAG